Proteins encoded in a region of the Nonomuraea helvata genome:
- a CDS encoding DUF5304 family protein, whose product MTESSNNSNDNDRDPIGTVADEARKLFESIQGRATRQVGKSVFNSFTGGGGGRRERDVWEEAVSEPHDEYICRACPWCRAIAAQRESGGDVTGHLMAAGGELFAAFRGAFDAISKPAPRRPRDDRDRQDRQDRHDNVEHIDLG is encoded by the coding sequence ATGACCGAGAGCAGCAACAACAGCAACGACAACGACAGAGACCCGATCGGCACCGTCGCCGACGAGGCGCGCAAGCTGTTCGAGTCGATCCAGGGGCGGGCCACCCGCCAGGTCGGCAAGAGCGTGTTCAACTCGTTCACCGGCGGCGGCGGAGGCCGCCGCGAGCGTGACGTGTGGGAGGAGGCCGTGTCCGAGCCCCACGACGAGTACATCTGCCGCGCCTGCCCGTGGTGCCGGGCCATCGCGGCGCAGCGCGAGTCGGGCGGCGACGTGACCGGGCACCTGATGGCCGCGGGCGGCGAGCTGTTCGCCGCGTTCCGCGGCGCGTTCGACGCGATCAGCAAGCCCGCCCCCCGCAGGCCGCGCGACGACCGTGACCGCCAGGACCGCCAGGACCGCCACGACAACGTCGAACACATAGATTTGGGATAG
- a CDS encoding ArsA family ATPase → MSPRVLLFTGKGGVGKTTAAAATATLAARRGLKTLVVSTDTAHSLADALAVEPGEIAPGLHLHQVDTQKSLERHWGELQQYAKGVLGELGLDEITSEEITVLPGAEELIALLELREHAREGRWDVIVVDCAPTAETLRLLALPEALDWHVSRLLPVGRKLMRLVSPFVRSVAHVSAPGEEVMSAGERLHRGLMEVRELLTGDHASVRLVFTPESVVLAEARRTLTSLSLYGYRVDAVIANRVFPSGGADEWRAQWAAAQTRLLGEAEQSFAPLPIHVVPYLPAEPVGTDALASVGEAMYGDSDPFAAHAVEPPLRLSADELVLALPGADRGDVDLARKGDELIVTAGPYRRILALPTALARRKISGAALRDGVLRVGFSPGSESAS, encoded by the coding sequence TTGAGTCCCCGGGTCCTGCTCTTCACCGGAAAGGGCGGCGTCGGCAAGACCACGGCCGCCGCCGCCACGGCCACGCTCGCCGCCAGGCGCGGGCTCAAGACGCTGGTCGTCTCGACCGACACCGCGCACTCGCTGGCCGACGCGCTCGCCGTGGAGCCCGGAGAGATCGCACCGGGCCTCCACCTCCACCAGGTCGACACGCAGAAGTCGCTGGAGCGCCACTGGGGCGAGCTGCAGCAGTACGCCAAGGGGGTGCTGGGCGAGCTGGGCCTCGACGAGATCACCTCCGAGGAGATCACCGTGCTGCCCGGCGCCGAGGAGCTCATCGCCCTGCTCGAGCTGCGCGAGCACGCCCGCGAGGGCCGCTGGGACGTGATCGTCGTCGACTGCGCGCCCACCGCCGAGACGCTGCGGCTGCTGGCCCTGCCCGAGGCGCTCGACTGGCACGTCAGCAGGCTCCTGCCGGTCGGCCGCAAGCTCATGCGGCTCGTCTCGCCGTTCGTGCGCAGCGTGGCCCACGTCAGCGCGCCCGGCGAGGAGGTCATGAGCGCGGGCGAGCGCCTGCACCGCGGCCTCATGGAGGTACGCGAGCTGCTCACCGGCGACCACGCCTCCGTCCGGCTGGTGTTCACGCCCGAGTCCGTGGTGCTCGCCGAGGCCAGGCGCACCCTCACCTCACTCAGCCTGTACGGCTACCGCGTCGACGCCGTCATCGCCAACCGCGTCTTCCCCTCCGGCGGCGCCGACGAGTGGCGCGCCCAGTGGGCGGCGGCGCAGACCCGGCTGCTGGGCGAGGCGGAGCAGTCGTTCGCGCCGCTGCCCATCCACGTGGTCCCCTACCTGCCCGCCGAGCCCGTCGGCACGGACGCGCTGGCCTCGGTGGGCGAGGCGATGTACGGCGACTCCGACCCGTTCGCCGCCCACGCCGTCGAGCCGCCGCTGCGGCTGAGCGCGGACGAGCTCGTGCTCGCCCTGCCCGGCGCCGACCGCGGCGACGTCGACCTGGCCCGCAAGGGCGACGAGCTGATCGTCACGGCGGGGCCGTACCGGCGGATCCTGGCGCTGCCCACCGCGCTGGCCCGCAGGAAGATCAGTGGAGCCGCGCTCCGGGACGGCGTGCTGCGGGTAGGTTTCAGCCCGGGGAGCGAATCCGCGTCCTGA
- a CDS encoding SRPBCC family protein codes for MADRTTSSTTISAGRPEVMAVIADFPTYPEWAGQVKSAEVLTTDGDGRPETVRFALDAGMISDTYTLGYAWQGDDGVSWKVVEPGKMVSDLRGSYRLADTGSGTEVTYELTVDLSVPMIGLVKRKAEKVIVDTALKGLKKRVEGR; via the coding sequence ATGGCTGATCGCACCACTTCGAGCACCACCATCAGCGCAGGCCGGCCCGAGGTCATGGCGGTGATCGCGGACTTCCCCACGTACCCGGAGTGGGCCGGGCAGGTCAAGAGCGCCGAGGTCCTCACCACGGACGGCGACGGCAGGCCGGAGACGGTGCGGTTCGCCCTCGACGCCGGCATGATCAGCGACACCTACACCCTCGGCTATGCCTGGCAGGGCGACGACGGCGTGAGCTGGAAGGTGGTCGAGCCGGGCAAGATGGTCTCCGATCTGCGTGGGAGTTACCGGCTCGCCGACACGGGCAGTGGCACGGAGGTGACGTACGAGCTCACGGTCGATCTCAGCGTCCCCATGATCGGCCTGGTCAAGCGCAAGGCGGAGAAGGTGATCGTGGACACCGCGCTCAAGGGCCTCAAGAAGCGCGTCGAAGGTCGCTGA
- a CDS encoding metallophosphoesterase family protein: MKVHVVSDVHGRADALARAGDGADALVCLGDLILFIDYDDHAQGIFPELFGAERAAEFIALRTAKRFDEARAMSASLWATLDGDPREHIERRVRSQYETLFAAMPTPAYLTYGNVDLPRLWADYLRPGLQVLDGEVAEIGGLRFGFVGGGLQTPYRTPYEIGDEEYAAKVEAVGEVDVLCCHIPPAVPELLYDVVARRFERGSQATLEAIRRTQPRYALFGHVHNPLHARARIGRTECVNVGHFRGKGVPFVLEW; encoded by the coding sequence ATGAAGGTCCATGTCGTCAGCGACGTCCACGGCAGAGCCGACGCGTTGGCCAGGGCGGGCGACGGCGCGGACGCGCTGGTCTGCCTGGGCGACCTGATCCTCTTCATCGACTACGACGATCACGCGCAGGGCATCTTCCCCGAACTGTTCGGCGCGGAGCGGGCCGCCGAGTTCATCGCGCTGCGCACGGCCAAGCGGTTCGACGAGGCCAGGGCCATGTCGGCGAGCCTGTGGGCCACGCTCGACGGCGACCCGCGCGAGCACATCGAACGCCGCGTGCGCTCCCAGTACGAGACCCTCTTCGCCGCCATGCCCACCCCGGCCTACCTCACCTACGGCAACGTGGACCTGCCGCGCCTGTGGGCCGACTATCTGCGGCCGGGTCTCCAGGTGCTCGACGGGGAGGTGGCGGAGATCGGCGGCCTGCGGTTCGGGTTCGTGGGCGGCGGGCTGCAGACGCCCTACCGCACGCCGTACGAGATCGGCGACGAGGAGTACGCGGCCAAGGTCGAGGCGGTCGGCGAGGTCGACGTGCTGTGCTGCCACATCCCGCCGGCCGTGCCCGAGCTGCTCTACGACGTCGTGGCCAGGCGGTTCGAGCGCGGCAGCCAGGCCACGCTGGAGGCGATCAGGCGTACGCAGCCGCGCTACGCCCTGTTCGGGCACGTGCACAACCCGCTCCACGCGCGCGCCCGCATCGGCCGCACCGAATGCGTGAACGTCGGCCACTTCCGTGGGAAGGGCGTCCCGTTCGTCCTCGAGTGGTGA
- a CDS encoding AMP-dependent synthetase/ligase → MREYSVPVLVDVPASASLSDIVFRRAEQEPGTVVMRRKTDAGWPAVTASEFRDQVAEVAKGLIAAGISHGDRVALMSRTRYEWTLVDYANWAIGAVTVPIYETSSAEQVRWILSDSEAKAVFVELDEHEETVREAAPELKQVWRIDGALDTGDVSDADVDQRREQVVLADLATVVYTSGTTGRPKGCRITHDNLLFTALNVLRGPLEPLFATKDPAALLFLPLAHILARIIQVVLLEAGAVIAHTPNMKNVAPDLQDFRPTFLLGVPRVFEKVYNGAEQKAIAGGKGKIFARAVDVAMDSSRASATGAPLGLRLKHALFDRLVYTKLRAATGGRLSAAVSGGGALGERLGHFFRGVGIEVFEGYGLTETTGPCTVNMPYANKIGTVGKPLPGVSLRIADDGEILAKGRNVFPGYWKNDEATADVIDDGGWFHTGDIGELDADGYLRITGRKKEILVTAAGKNVAPGPMEDALRAHPLISQAMIVGDGRPFVAALITLDPEALPAGSSVAELRKDPAVLADVQAAVDRANLQVSKAEQIKKFTILDGDITEDSGHLTPTLKVKRNLVMRDFAKEIDELYDGN, encoded by the coding sequence GTGCGCGAGTACAGCGTTCCCGTCCTGGTCGATGTGCCTGCTTCCGCCAGCCTGTCCGACATCGTCTTCAGGCGGGCCGAGCAGGAGCCGGGCACCGTGGTGATGCGCCGCAAGACCGATGCCGGCTGGCCGGCGGTCACCGCGTCGGAGTTCCGCGACCAGGTGGCCGAGGTGGCCAAGGGCCTGATCGCGGCGGGGATCTCGCACGGCGACAGGGTCGCGCTGATGTCGCGCACCAGGTACGAGTGGACGCTGGTCGACTACGCCAACTGGGCGATCGGGGCGGTCACCGTACCGATCTACGAGACGTCGTCGGCCGAGCAGGTCCGGTGGATCCTGTCCGACAGCGAGGCCAAGGCGGTCTTCGTCGAGCTGGACGAGCACGAGGAGACCGTCAGGGAGGCCGCGCCCGAGCTGAAGCAGGTCTGGCGGATCGACGGCGCCCTGGACACGGGCGACGTCTCCGACGCCGACGTGGACCAGCGGCGCGAGCAGGTGGTCCTGGCTGACCTCGCCACGGTCGTCTACACCTCGGGCACCACCGGACGTCCCAAGGGCTGCCGCATCACCCACGACAACCTGCTCTTCACCGCGCTCAACGTGCTGCGCGGCCCGCTGGAGCCGCTGTTCGCCACCAAGGACCCGGCGGCCCTGCTGTTCCTGCCGCTGGCGCACATCCTCGCCCGGATCATCCAGGTGGTGCTGCTGGAGGCGGGCGCGGTCATCGCGCACACCCCCAACATGAAGAACGTCGCCCCCGACCTGCAGGACTTCCGGCCCACGTTCCTGCTGGGCGTGCCCCGCGTGTTCGAGAAGGTCTACAACGGCGCCGAGCAGAAGGCCATCGCGGGCGGCAAGGGCAAGATCTTCGCCCGCGCCGTGGACGTGGCGATGGACTCGAGCCGCGCCTCCGCCACCGGCGCGCCGCTCGGGCTCCGGCTGAAGCACGCGCTGTTCGACCGGCTGGTGTACACCAAGCTCCGCGCGGCCACGGGCGGCCGCCTCTCGGCCGCGGTCTCCGGCGGCGGCGCGCTCGGCGAGCGGCTCGGCCACTTCTTCAGGGGCGTCGGCATCGAGGTCTTCGAGGGGTACGGCCTGACGGAGACGACAGGACCGTGCACGGTCAACATGCCGTACGCCAACAAGATCGGCACGGTCGGCAAGCCGCTGCCCGGCGTGAGCCTGCGCATCGCCGACGACGGGGAGATCCTGGCCAAGGGCAGGAACGTCTTCCCCGGCTACTGGAAGAACGACGAGGCCACCGCCGACGTGATCGACGACGGCGGCTGGTTCCACACGGGCGACATCGGCGAGCTGGACGCCGACGGCTACCTGCGGATCACGGGGCGCAAGAAGGAGATCCTGGTGACCGCGGCGGGCAAGAACGTCGCCCCCGGGCCGATGGAGGACGCGCTGCGCGCCCACCCGCTGATCTCCCAGGCGATGATCGTCGGTGACGGCCGCCCCTTCGTCGCCGCCCTGATCACGCTCGACCCCGAGGCCCTGCCCGCCGGGTCCTCCGTGGCGGAGCTGCGCAAGGACCCCGCGGTGCTGGCGGACGTCCAGGCGGCGGTGGACCGGGCGAACCTGCAGGTGTCGAAGGCCGAGCAGATCAAGAAGTTCACGATCCTGGACGGCGACATCACCGAGGACAGCGGTCACCTGACGCCCACGCTGAAGGTCAAGCGCAACCTGGTCATGCGCGACTTCGCCAAGGAGATCGACGAGCTCTACGACGGCAATTAG
- a CDS encoding glycosyltransferase family 4 protein, whose amino-acid sequence MSSIAEPGAGAKVLIVTNDFPPRPGGIQSFVHGLALRTPGVAVYAPAWPGCEEFDERQPYPIVRHPTRLMLPAPAVARRAARLVAEHGAGTVVFGAAAPLGLLAPRLRAAGARRVVMLTHGHEASWAGAPGFRAALRRIGEHADVVTYLGEYTRQRLVAAIPPEKLVRLAPGVDVTQFRPGAPKAELGLDGRPVVVCVSRLVPRKGQDQLIRAWPQVLRAVPDAVLLLVGGGPHRGRLERLAAGRESIRFTGTVPAAALPGYYAAADVFAMPCRTRWKGVDVEGLGIVFLEASATGLPVVAGASGGAPDAVRPGETGLVVDGEDVGEIAQAIVELLGDPEKARKMGAGGRDWIVREWAWDQVAARFRTLLQAPEP is encoded by the coding sequence GTGAGTTCTATCGCGGAGCCGGGTGCCGGAGCCAAGGTCCTCATCGTCACGAACGACTTCCCGCCCAGACCCGGCGGCATCCAGTCGTTCGTGCACGGCCTCGCCCTGCGGACACCGGGCGTGGCCGTCTACGCGCCCGCCTGGCCGGGCTGCGAGGAGTTCGACGAGCGCCAGCCGTACCCGATCGTGCGGCATCCGACGCGGCTCATGCTGCCGGCGCCGGCCGTCGCGCGCCGGGCGGCCCGGTTGGTGGCCGAGCACGGTGCGGGGACCGTGGTGTTCGGCGCGGCGGCGCCGCTCGGGCTGCTCGCGCCCCGCCTGCGCGCGGCGGGCGCGCGGCGGGTGGTGATGCTCACGCACGGCCACGAGGCGTCGTGGGCGGGCGCGCCGGGCTTCCGCGCGGCGCTGCGCAGGATCGGCGAGCACGCCGACGTGGTGACCTACCTGGGCGAGTACACCCGCCAGCGCCTGGTCGCCGCCATCCCCCCGGAGAAGCTGGTACGGCTCGCGCCCGGCGTGGACGTCACGCAGTTCCGCCCCGGCGCGCCCAAGGCCGAGCTGGGCCTGGACGGCAGGCCGGTGGTCGTCTGCGTGTCGCGGCTGGTGCCGAGGAAGGGCCAGGACCAGCTGATCAGGGCCTGGCCCCAGGTGCTGCGGGCGGTGCCCGACGCGGTGCTGCTGCTCGTGGGCGGCGGGCCGCACCGCGGGAGGCTGGAACGGCTGGCGGCGGGGCGGGAGTCGATCAGGTTCACCGGCACGGTGCCCGCCGCCGCGCTGCCCGGCTACTACGCGGCCGCCGACGTGTTCGCGATGCCGTGCCGTACCCGGTGGAAGGGGGTGGACGTGGAGGGGCTCGGGATCGTGTTCCTGGAGGCGTCCGCCACCGGGCTGCCGGTGGTGGCGGGCGCGTCCGGCGGCGCGCCCGACGCCGTGCGGCCCGGCGAGACCGGGCTGGTCGTGGACGGCGAGGACGTGGGCGAGATCGCCCAGGCGATCGTCGAGCTGCTGGGCGACCCGGAGAAGGCCCGCAAGATGGGCGCGGGCGGGCGCGACTGGATCGTCCGCGAATGGGCGTGGGACCAGGTGGCCGCCCGCTTCCGCACCCTTCTCCAGGCGCCTGAGCCCTAA
- a CDS encoding M48 family metallopeptidase, translated as MDVHAQEGQGHGDGISVNGDGAREAADETRLRRQAAVAAVVLGLIIVAVAAFSTPWHLLASGPPDPARDFTAAQIARAEAFDTATTVPSYLSLALTLVIAGLLVATPLGAKAVRWLKGPWWVRVVLGVVVITVIVELLKLPLGIWFETTLRGYGLSTQDWGSWAGDRLKNIGVETFLLCLMLLVLMALARRIRRWWIPAAAGAFVLTVAMSFIYPVVFEPLFNDFTPMRQGALRVSLLSMAQRDGVPVEDVLIADASRRTTALNAYVSGFGATRRIVVYDTLLKAPMREVELVVAHELGHAKHNDVLYGTFVGALGAALGAMLLFLVFEPVRRRTGVTSIGDPRAVGAIMGLMTIGSLIMGPAQNLVSRHIEARADLHALDLTRDPATFIAMQKRLAVTNVSDLSPDAVEYVLYASHPSTPERIAMARAWATLNGVPVQ; from the coding sequence GTGGACGTTCACGCTCAAGAGGGGCAGGGGCATGGGGACGGGATATCTGTGAACGGGGACGGGGCACGTGAGGCCGCGGACGAGACGCGGCTGAGGCGGCAGGCGGCGGTGGCGGCCGTGGTGCTCGGCCTGATCATCGTGGCCGTGGCCGCCTTCAGCACCCCCTGGCACCTCCTCGCCTCCGGGCCGCCGGACCCCGCGCGTGACTTCACCGCCGCGCAGATCGCCAGGGCCGAGGCGTTCGACACGGCCACCACCGTGCCGAGCTACCTGTCGCTGGCGCTCACGCTCGTCATCGCCGGGCTGCTCGTGGCCACCCCGCTCGGCGCGAAGGCCGTGCGGTGGCTCAAGGGCCCGTGGTGGGTACGCGTGGTGCTCGGCGTCGTCGTCATCACCGTCATCGTCGAGCTGCTCAAGCTGCCGCTCGGCATCTGGTTCGAGACGACGTTGCGCGGCTACGGCCTGTCCACCCAGGACTGGGGGTCATGGGCCGGCGACCGGCTCAAGAACATCGGCGTCGAGACGTTCCTCCTCTGCCTCATGCTGCTCGTGCTCATGGCGCTGGCCCGCAGGATCAGGCGCTGGTGGATCCCGGCCGCCGCCGGCGCCTTCGTGCTGACGGTGGCGATGTCGTTCATCTATCCGGTGGTGTTCGAGCCGCTGTTCAACGACTTCACGCCCATGCGGCAGGGCGCACTCCGCGTGAGCCTGCTCTCCATGGCCCAGCGCGACGGCGTGCCCGTCGAGGACGTGCTGATCGCCGACGCCTCGCGCAGGACGACGGCGCTCAACGCGTACGTGTCCGGCTTCGGCGCCACGCGCCGGATCGTCGTCTACGACACGCTGCTCAAGGCCCCGATGCGGGAGGTCGAGCTGGTCGTGGCGCACGAACTGGGCCACGCCAAGCACAACGACGTCCTGTACGGCACGTTCGTCGGCGCCCTGGGCGCCGCTCTGGGCGCCATGCTGCTGTTCCTGGTGTTCGAGCCGGTACGCCGCCGCACGGGCGTCACGTCGATCGGCGACCCGCGCGCGGTCGGCGCGATCATGGGGCTGATGACCATCGGCTCGCTGATCATGGGTCCCGCCCAGAACCTGGTCAGCCGGCACATCGAGGCCAGGGCCGACCTGCACGCGCTCGATCTCACGCGCGATCCGGCCACGTTCATCGCCATGCAGAAGCGCCTGGCCGTCACCAATGTTTCCGACTTGTCGCCGGATGCGGTGGAATATGTGCTCTATGCCTCCCACCCGTCGACCCCTGAGCGCATCGCCATGGCCCGCGCATGGGCCACGTTGAACGGCGTCCCAGTGCAGTGA
- a CDS encoding C40 family peptidase — protein MSGVALSMTVTAAGLVLHAPTARAATSTTASTAKAATTARTSTSARAAALRAVKVARQKSKARKAVAAAKHQIGDPYRYGGTGPGSFDCSGLVQYAWKKAGVKIPRVTNSQFARIKKKVSWRHLQPGDLMFFSGLGHVGMYVGKGKMVHSPRTGERVRIDKLSRWRKTSFVGAVRPGI, from the coding sequence GTGAGTGGCGTAGCGCTCTCGATGACCGTGACGGCCGCAGGTCTGGTCCTCCATGCCCCAACGGCTCGGGCGGCAACGAGCACGACCGCTTCGACGGCCAAGGCGGCCACCACCGCCCGAACCTCGACGTCGGCCAGGGCCGCGGCGCTCAGGGCGGTCAAGGTCGCCCGGCAGAAGTCCAAGGCCCGCAAGGCCGTCGCCGCGGCCAAGCACCAGATCGGTGACCCGTACCGGTACGGAGGCACAGGTCCTGGTTCGTTTGACTGCTCCGGCCTCGTCCAGTACGCCTGGAAGAAGGCCGGCGTGAAGATCCCGCGCGTGACGAACAGCCAGTTCGCCCGCATCAAGAAGAAGGTCTCCTGGCGGCACCTCCAGCCGGGCGACCTGATGTTCTTCAGCGGGCTCGGCCACGTGGGCATGTACGTCGGCAAGGGCAAGATGGTCCACTCGCCGCGGACAGGCGAACGGGTACGCATCGACAAGCTGAGCAGATGGCGCAAGACGTCCTTCGTCGGCGCCGTCCGTCCCGGCATCTGA
- a CDS encoding C40 family peptidase, whose translation MPVAAGLAFGLLLSPMGPALADPKPTLRQAKAKLEKLNDKADKVVDRYNTATERYKEAKGAYTKLNDSYKRKLDTVADLRAQVINMAVNGYKLGTDPTSLPGLISTDDPSALLTGLTLAGQISKEEAAKLAAFDRENRGLKTERDKAEQALEAADRERDGVEKERSEIMKLIREQKKLLNKLNAYNPGNPNSVGIKYTGPASGNAAAVLRFAYAQVGKPYIYGGTGPRGYDCSGLTQAAWRAGGVSLPRTTWQQWAWGASRKVSLNDLQPGDLIFSNGLGHVSIYAGNGQIVHAPQTGDVVKVVKLSSYGSGLVGAVRP comes from the coding sequence GTGCCGGTTGCCGCGGGTCTCGCGTTCGGGCTGCTCCTGTCCCCGATGGGTCCGGCCCTCGCTGATCCCAAGCCGACGCTCCGGCAGGCCAAGGCCAAGCTCGAGAAGCTCAACGACAAGGCCGACAAGGTCGTCGACCGGTACAACACCGCCACGGAGCGCTACAAGGAAGCCAAGGGCGCTTACACCAAGCTGAACGACAGCTACAAGCGCAAGCTGGACACCGTCGCGGACCTGCGCGCCCAGGTGATCAACATGGCCGTCAACGGCTACAAGCTCGGCACCGACCCGACCTCCTTGCCCGGCCTGATCAGCACGGACGACCCCTCGGCCCTGCTGACGGGGCTGACGCTGGCCGGGCAGATCTCGAAGGAGGAGGCGGCGAAGCTGGCCGCGTTCGACCGCGAGAACCGCGGGCTGAAGACGGAGCGCGACAAGGCGGAGCAGGCGCTGGAGGCGGCCGACAGGGAGCGGGACGGCGTCGAGAAGGAACGCTCGGAGATCATGAAGCTGATCCGCGAGCAGAAGAAGCTGCTGAACAAGCTGAACGCCTACAATCCCGGCAATCCCAACAGCGTCGGCATCAAGTACACGGGCCCCGCCTCGGGCAACGCCGCCGCCGTCCTGCGCTTCGCCTACGCCCAGGTCGGCAAGCCGTACATCTACGGCGGGACCGGCCCACGGGGCTACGACTGCTCGGGCCTGACCCAGGCGGCGTGGCGAGCCGGTGGCGTGTCGCTGCCGCGTACGACGTGGCAGCAGTGGGCGTGGGGGGCCAGCCGCAAGGTCTCCTTGAACGACCTCCAGCCCGGCGACCTCATCTTCAGCAACGGGCTGGGCCACGTCAGCATTTACGCCGGCAACGGGCAGATCGTCCACGCGCCCCAGACCGGGGACGTGGTCAAGGTCGTCAAGCTCTCCTCTTACGGCAGCGGTCTCGTAGGCGCTGTCCGCCCGTAG